A portion of the Adhaeribacter radiodurans genome contains these proteins:
- a CDS encoding UvrD-helicase domain-containing protein, translated as MPQQFKIYSSSAGSGKTYHLTKEYLKLALQSENPGYYRSILAITFTNDAANEMKERILSALRQFNEIQADARAQARSEELLDWITSEIQTEYNQPDTDREMVRARAQRTFEQILYNYSEFAVSTIDAFVNKVVTAFTRELNIPYNFEVDLDTTTLLNTAVSMLLDKVNNSPDNSLLAQTLEQYALEKADEGRSWNSLPDELASFANNLLNEQVYEAVSELQKLTLQDFKKIRQDLYRYKKQIEEAVVEAAQAALDLLSAHQIEASFLHYKEKGIYGFFNKYLKNFDFQKPNSYAEQTINNDKWCGAKVPKDVEARLNGIKSQLIEYFQTIETIRAQQSANYVLISEIIKHLYQVSVLNELEKCIQDIKRDTNLVHISEFNKRITDIVLNEPVPFIYERLGEKYNHILIDEFQDTSSLQWNNLLPLIENSLASGYFNMAVGDAKQAIYRWRGGDMDQILHLYKRNTPALYQNRKNEDLLEARYDTLDLSLTPADLNTNYRSATEIISFNNDFFKFVSESNSAYPMLQSIYDENFKQATPESNTRTSGHIQVIFTHNEDTNYQHDLNSCERTEVLYEGYEKPEVLTYQESTLQIVLQLIRHALAEGYEWKDIAVLSRTNRNSRLVAGFLKEKKFDIISQDSLSLQFAEVVNLVVALFRIFNRPDDTLARSEAMYLFCKVVLNVQPDNTLTQTIATIANCADNTAFFDELRAAGYDLEEKETGNLSIYELTEKIIRVFKLLDKNNECEYLFRFLDVVLEYSLNQSNNLNNFLEYWETHKEKLSINSPKNRNAITITSIHKAKGLAYPVVIIPFADWSVEPQRSALLWSRLPADLPVFHDLPAAVVTMSKRLEETPLQLQYQMELEKTFIENLNMLYVGFTRPQDRLYLIAQKKDFNQGSNQKNISYLLYQYLQHQELWQEEQLCYQLAQGTATQHSSTPVTEQVFHLDLFSSFNWTQRLKLKQHANNVFDFETQQEYRRLNRKLHYALSRITTIEDLNFVLKQLVNEGIFSSKETPELRETLKKIINHPEIKRYFSKDILIEKEKEILNVRATRYKPDRIVFDGTKVVLLDFKAPPFTQEHADNLNFYASLFKELFFTEIECVLYYFDVEEVQKWVYVEEVKANF; from the coding sequence GTGCCGCAGCAATTTAAAATATATTCTTCTTCCGCCGGTTCCGGCAAAACCTACCACCTGACCAAAGAATACCTGAAACTGGCTTTGCAGAGCGAGAATCCGGGGTATTATCGTTCCATTCTGGCCATAACGTTTACCAACGATGCCGCCAACGAAATGAAAGAACGTATACTATCGGCTTTGCGGCAGTTTAACGAAATACAGGCAGATGCACGGGCGCAGGCTCGTAGTGAAGAATTGCTGGATTGGATTACTTCCGAAATTCAAACAGAATACAACCAACCAGACACAGACCGGGAAATGGTACGGGCGCGGGCGCAGCGAACTTTTGAGCAAATATTGTACAATTATTCGGAGTTTGCGGTGAGTACCATAGATGCTTTCGTGAACAAAGTGGTGACGGCTTTTACCCGCGAACTCAATATTCCTTACAATTTTGAAGTAGACCTGGATACCACTACCCTGCTCAATACGGCCGTATCGATGTTGCTGGATAAAGTAAATAATTCGCCGGATAACAGCTTACTCGCTCAAACCCTGGAACAATACGCCCTGGAAAAAGCCGACGAAGGCCGGAGTTGGAACAGTTTACCCGATGAATTAGCCAGTTTTGCCAATAATTTGTTGAACGAGCAGGTGTACGAAGCGGTGTCAGAATTGCAGAAGCTAACGCTTCAGGATTTTAAAAAAATTCGGCAAGACTTGTACCGGTATAAAAAACAGATTGAAGAAGCCGTGGTAGAAGCGGCGCAAGCGGCATTGGATTTACTCAGCGCTCACCAGATTGAAGCAAGTTTTTTACATTATAAAGAAAAAGGAATTTACGGATTCTTTAATAAATATTTAAAAAATTTTGATTTTCAGAAGCCAAACTCTTACGCCGAGCAAACCATCAACAACGATAAATGGTGTGGCGCCAAAGTTCCGAAAGATGTAGAAGCGCGGCTAAATGGCATTAAAAGCCAGCTGATAGAATACTTCCAAACCATCGAAACCATCCGGGCGCAGCAAAGCGCGAATTATGTTTTAATATCCGAGATCATTAAACACTTGTACCAAGTTTCGGTGTTGAATGAACTGGAAAAATGCATTCAGGATATTAAACGCGATACCAACCTGGTGCATATTTCGGAATTTAATAAGCGCATTACCGACATTGTGTTGAACGAGCCGGTGCCATTTATCTACGAGCGCCTCGGTGAAAAATACAACCACATCCTAATTGATGAATTTCAGGATACCTCGTCGCTGCAATGGAATAACTTACTGCCTTTAATTGAAAACTCGCTGGCATCGGGGTATTTTAACATGGCGGTGGGCGATGCCAAACAAGCGATTTACCGGTGGCGCGGCGGCGACATGGATCAGATTCTGCATTTGTACAAACGCAACACACCGGCCTTGTACCAGAACCGCAAAAACGAGGATTTGCTGGAAGCCCGGTACGACACTTTAGATTTAAGTTTAACGCCCGCCGACCTGAACACCAATTACCGGAGCGCCACCGAAATCATCAGCTTCAACAACGATTTTTTTAAATTTGTGAGCGAAAGCAATTCGGCTTACCCGATGCTGCAAAGCATTTACGACGAAAACTTTAAACAAGCCACGCCCGAAAGCAACACTCGCACTAGCGGCCACATTCAGGTAATTTTCACTCACAACGAAGATACGAACTACCAACACGATTTAAATTCCTGCGAACGCACCGAGGTTCTGTACGAAGGCTACGAAAAGCCCGAAGTACTCACTTACCAGGAAAGTACCCTGCAAATCGTGTTGCAACTCATCCGGCACGCCCTAGCGGAAGGCTACGAGTGGAAAGACATTGCCGTACTGAGCCGCACCAACCGTAACAGCCGCTTAGTGGCGGGCTTCCTGAAAGAAAAAAAGTTTGACATTATTTCGCAGGACTCGCTTTCCTTGCAATTTGCCGAAGTAGTAAACCTGGTAGTAGCCTTGTTCCGGATTTTTAACCGCCCCGACGATACGCTGGCCCGCTCCGAAGCCATGTATTTGTTCTGCAAAGTGGTGCTAAACGTGCAACCCGACAACACCCTCACCCAGACGATTGCCACGATTGCGAACTGCGCCGACAATACCGCTTTCTTCGATGAACTCCGGGCGGCTGGCTACGACTTGGAAGAAAAAGAAACGGGCAATTTATCTATCTACGAACTCACCGAAAAGATTATCCGGGTTTTTAAATTATTAGACAAGAATAATGAATGCGAGTACTTGTTCCGGTTCCTGGATGTGGTGCTGGAATACAGCCTGAATCAAAGCAACAACCTCAATAATTTCCTGGAATACTGGGAAACCCACAAAGAGAAACTCAGCATTAACTCGCCCAAAAACCGCAACGCCATTACCATTACCAGCATTCACAAAGCCAAAGGGCTGGCGTACCCGGTAGTGATTATTCCGTTTGCCGATTGGTCGGTGGAGCCGCAGCGCAGCGCTTTGCTGTGGAGCCGCTTGCCCGCCGACTTACCTGTTTTCCATGATTTGCCAGCCGCAGTGGTCACCATGAGCAAACGTCTGGAAGAAACGCCTTTGCAGCTTCAGTACCAGATGGAGCTGGAAAAAACCTTTATCGAAAACCTGAACATGTTGTACGTTGGCTTTACCCGCCCCCAGGACCGTCTGTACTTAATTGCCCAGAAAAAAGATTTCAACCAGGGAAGCAACCAGAAAAACATCAGCTATTTATTGTACCAATACTTGCAGCACCAGGAGTTGTGGCAAGAAGAACAGCTGTGTTACCAGTTAGCGCAAGGTACGGCCACGCAACATTCCAGCACGCCGGTAACCGAGCAGGTTTTTCACCTGGATTTATTCAGTTCTTTTAACTGGACCCAACGCCTGAAACTAAAACAACACGCCAACAACGTGTTTGACTTTGAAACGCAGCAGGAATACCGCCGCTTGAACCGCAAATTGCATTACGCCCTCTCCCGCATTACCACCATCGAGGACTTGAATTTTGTGTTGAAGCAACTGGTAAACGAAGGCATTTTCAGCAGCAAAGAAACCCCGGAACTACGCGAAACTTTAAAAAAGATCATCAACCATCCCGAGATCAAGCGTTACTTCAGCAAAGACATCTTGATTGAAAAAGAAAAAGAAATTTTAAACGTACGGGCTACCCGCTACAAACCCGACCGCATTGTTTTCGATGGCACCAAAGTAGTACTCCTGGATTTCAAAGCCCCGCCCTTCACCCAGGAACACGCCGACAACCTAAACTTCTACGCCAGCCTTTTTAAAGAATTATTCTTTACAGAAATCGAATGCGTGCTGTATTACTTTGATGTGGAGGAAGTGCAGAAATGGGTTTATGTGGAAGAAGTGAAAGCAAATTTTTAA
- a CDS encoding methyltransferase, which produces MKKISANMLDLAPITRILRAKASSQLLVAATHYLPVFEELSQGALSIPELQERLHLKDRPALVLFPALCAMGLLEYDAAGKLSLTETGKYLTTANTTNLLGYVGLEKDDPGVIRMVEWLQNDGPVNTNQGFSYVKDEDAPSPMDEAETARFFTMALAGRAKFLSPLVADKITQQPGLLLDVAGGTGYYTYQWLRNNPTSRAIVFDRPEVLKIAAELFTEFCQDHPAEATSLQNRLTFMPGDMLTDELPVAYVLLAASLFHDWPVETCEKLAVKFAKALKPNGSLWVHDAFLNDTLDGPLAVTDYSAMLFLGTKGRCYSRKEYRSWFTKAGLVPTTDEIPTLLDYGLIAAIKPRE; this is translated from the coding sequence TTGAAAAAAATATCAGCAAACATGTTAGACCTGGCACCCATTACCCGAATTCTAAGAGCTAAGGCGAGCTCTCAGCTTTTAGTTGCCGCCACGCATTATTTACCGGTTTTCGAAGAGTTAAGCCAAGGCGCATTGTCCATACCGGAATTGCAGGAGCGGCTGCATTTAAAAGACCGACCCGCCCTAGTTTTGTTTCCGGCTTTGTGCGCCATGGGTTTGCTGGAATATGATGCCGCAGGAAAACTGAGCCTGACGGAAACCGGAAAATATTTAACTACTGCCAACACCACCAATCTGCTGGGCTACGTCGGTTTGGAAAAAGATGATCCGGGGGTGATAAGAATGGTGGAATGGTTACAAAATGACGGACCAGTAAATACCAATCAAGGATTTTCATACGTAAAAGATGAAGACGCGCCTTCGCCGATGGATGAAGCGGAAACCGCCCGATTTTTTACCATGGCCTTAGCGGGTAGGGCTAAGTTTCTTTCGCCCCTGGTAGCTGATAAAATTACCCAACAACCCGGGCTATTACTGGATGTGGCCGGCGGCACCGGTTATTATACCTATCAATGGTTGCGGAATAATCCAACTTCCCGAGCCATTGTTTTCGACCGGCCCGAAGTGCTGAAAATAGCCGCCGAACTATTCACGGAATTCTGTCAGGACCATCCGGCGGAGGCTACTTCCCTACAAAACCGGTTAACCTTTATGCCCGGCGATATGCTGACCGATGAACTTCCGGTTGCTTATGTTTTACTGGCGGCCAGTCTGTTTCATGACTGGCCCGTAGAAACCTGCGAAAAGCTGGCGGTGAAATTTGCTAAAGCACTTAAACCGAACGGCTCCTTGTGGGTACATGATGCTTTTTTAAATGATACCCTGGATGGACCTTTAGCCGTAACGGATTATTCGGCGATGCTTTTTTTAGGAACCAAAGGCCGTTGCTACAGCAGAAAAGAATACCGAAGCTGGTTTACAAAAGCCGGCTTAGTACCCACAACAGACGAAATTCCTACTCTACTGGATTATGGACTGATTGCGGCCATAAAGCCAAGGGAGTAA
- a CDS encoding PD-(D/E)XK nuclease family protein, with translation MKTFLHQAAEYIYSKHAENISQICVILPTRRASIYFKNALAQVASEGIWSPEVSSMEDFVTRLARVEVLEPIHLQLDLFDIMQELDPNIEFDQYVTWASTLLEDFSRMDQEVVNTGKLFEYLSEAKALERWDPKRAGFDISPMLKKYFKLWDNLQEAYTRLKKKLKAEKQAYIGMAYRHVAENVLDIVQKTTCSQFIFVGLNALSRSEQVIIRTLLKEHKAEVLFDSDDFYMDENTQNRAGYFLKRYRKQWQLPDWKWQQNHLLTSTKEINAIAVANASMQGKVAGQLLQQIRQENPQAQVAIILPDETMLLPVLHSISEDIPDYNVTMGLTFKGTPLYNLIDLLFELHLTGVIQPNDAGYKVNRYHYLTVQKILSHPFIRRYEQYYNTITEDAAEQNLISQVLAEIITQNKVLVSAKELIDAGKEHPIFKALFRTWRNCDDIIASFYNLIDLLKQVYQFQAENPIETEYLYIFYTLVKRLDSIFDCREQRISVRSFKKFLYENIAQTRLPFSGEPISDIQVMGFLETRALDFENLIILSVNENVLPQPKSHKSLMPYDVLKTFGLPTYAEQESITSYYFYRLLQRAKRVNLLYILPSDTYGSGEKSRFILQLQHHLVPANPNITFRELTAVVEQHESKTYEPDIVIQKDEQVLASLKKALQKGLYPSHLNMYINCSLQYYFNKIAGLKETDDIEEKIGADQFGNIVHKVLEDYFKPFLEKKLLVTAQDIDRMRAVLPQRVQLAFKTGVLGNVPEQGMNYLLLKVATQVLETYLRKQSESPDLPLRIISLEQVLETVLEVNLEDEVIKVKIAGKADRIDSTAKATRVIDYKTGLVNAADLKIKQEHIAENLLTNRKYEKVRQLWLYRYLMAKKMQAEGSLDNSLFQPEIEAGIISFRNLNAGFMTSDIAFSENKPETLEAYIQHSEDYLRLFVQDMLNPDIPIRKTNDLEVCQYCIYRGICAR, from the coding sequence ATGAAAACCTTCCTGCACCAGGCAGCCGAATATATTTACAGCAAACACGCCGAAAACATCAGCCAGATTTGCGTGATTTTACCGACCCGGCGGGCGAGCATTTATTTTAAAAATGCCTTGGCCCAAGTAGCCAGCGAAGGTATCTGGTCGCCGGAGGTGTCGTCAATGGAGGATTTTGTTACCCGGTTGGCTCGGGTAGAAGTGCTGGAACCCATTCACCTGCAACTCGATTTGTTCGATATTATGCAGGAGCTGGATCCGAATATTGAGTTCGACCAGTACGTTACCTGGGCGAGTACTTTACTGGAAGATTTCAGCCGCATGGACCAGGAAGTAGTGAATACCGGCAAGCTGTTTGAGTACTTAAGTGAGGCCAAAGCCCTGGAACGCTGGGACCCGAAACGCGCCGGCTTCGATATTTCGCCCATGCTCAAAAAATACTTTAAGCTTTGGGACAACTTGCAGGAAGCCTACACCCGGCTGAAGAAAAAATTAAAAGCCGAAAAGCAAGCGTACATTGGCATGGCGTACCGGCATGTGGCCGAAAACGTGCTGGACATTGTGCAAAAAACCACCTGCTCCCAGTTCATCTTTGTCGGCCTGAATGCCTTGAGTCGGTCGGAACAAGTTATTATTCGCACTTTATTAAAAGAACACAAAGCTGAGGTTTTGTTCGATTCGGATGATTTTTACATGGATGAAAATACCCAGAATCGGGCCGGGTATTTCTTAAAACGCTACCGAAAGCAATGGCAACTCCCCGACTGGAAATGGCAGCAAAACCACTTACTCACCAGCACCAAAGAAATTAACGCCATTGCAGTAGCCAACGCCAGCATGCAAGGCAAAGTAGCCGGACAGTTGCTGCAGCAAATCCGGCAGGAAAACCCGCAGGCGCAGGTCGCCATTATTTTGCCCGACGAAACCATGCTGCTACCGGTGCTGCATTCCATCAGCGAAGATATTCCGGACTACAACGTTACCATGGGGCTTACCTTTAAAGGCACGCCCCTTTACAACCTGATTGATTTACTGTTCGAACTGCATTTAACCGGCGTTATTCAGCCTAATGACGCGGGCTACAAAGTAAACCGCTACCATTACCTCACGGTCCAAAAAATACTCAGTCACCCGTTTATCCGGCGCTACGAGCAATATTACAATACCATCACCGAAGATGCCGCGGAGCAAAATTTAATTTCCCAAGTTTTAGCCGAGATCATCACCCAAAACAAAGTACTGGTTTCGGCGAAAGAGTTGATTGATGCGGGCAAAGAACATCCTATTTTTAAAGCTTTATTCCGGACCTGGCGCAACTGCGACGATATCATTGCTTCTTTTTACAACCTCATTGACTTACTCAAGCAAGTATATCAGTTTCAGGCCGAAAACCCCATTGAAACCGAGTACCTGTATATATTCTATACGCTGGTGAAGCGACTGGATTCTATTTTCGATTGCCGGGAACAACGCATTTCGGTGCGCAGTTTTAAAAAGTTTTTGTACGAAAACATTGCGCAAACCCGCCTGCCGTTTAGCGGCGAACCCATTTCGGATATTCAGGTAATGGGTTTCCTGGAAACCCGGGCGCTGGATTTTGAAAATTTAATAATTTTATCAGTCAACGAAAACGTTTTGCCGCAGCCAAAAAGTCACAAATCGCTGATGCCCTACGACGTGCTGAAAACTTTTGGTTTGCCCACTTACGCCGAGCAAGAAAGCATTACATCGTATTATTTTTACCGCTTGCTGCAACGAGCCAAACGCGTAAACTTGCTGTACATTTTACCTTCCGACACTTACGGTTCTGGCGAGAAAAGCCGATTTATTCTGCAATTGCAACACCATCTGGTACCGGCCAATCCCAATATTACTTTCCGGGAATTAACTGCGGTAGTAGAACAACACGAAAGCAAAACCTACGAGCCCGATATTGTTATTCAGAAAGACGAGCAAGTGCTGGCTAGCCTTAAAAAAGCGCTGCAAAAAGGCTTGTACCCGTCGCACCTAAACATGTACATTAACTGTTCGCTGCAATATTACTTCAACAAAATTGCCGGCCTGAAAGAAACCGACGACATTGAAGAGAAAATTGGTGCCGACCAGTTCGGAAATATTGTACACAAAGTGCTGGAGGATTATTTTAAACCTTTCCTCGAAAAGAAACTACTGGTGACTGCCCAAGACATTGACCGCATGCGGGCGGTGTTGCCGCAACGGGTTCAACTGGCTTTTAAAACCGGTGTTCTGGGCAACGTACCGGAGCAAGGCATGAATTACTTACTCCTGAAAGTTGCTACGCAGGTGCTGGAAACTTACCTGAGAAAACAATCCGAATCGCCGGATTTACCGCTACGCATTATCAGTCTGGAACAAGTGCTGGAAACGGTATTGGAGGTAAACTTGGAGGATGAAGTAATCAAAGTTAAAATAGCCGGTAAAGCCGACCGCATTGATAGTACCGCTAAAGCTACGCGGGTCATTGATTATAAAACCGGCCTGGTGAACGCGGCCGATTTAAAAATCAAACAAGAACACATCGCGGAAAATTTACTCACCAATCGCAAATACGAGAAAGTGCGGCAACTGTGGCTGTATCGCTACTTGATGGCCAAAAAGATGCAAGCCGAAGGTAGTCTGGATAATTCGTTGTTTCAGCCAGAAATTGAAGCTGGAATTATATCTTTCCGGAATTTAAATGCCGGATTTATGACTTCCGATATTGCTTTTTCCGAAAACAAGCCCGAAACTTTGGAAGCGTACATTCAGCATTCCGAAGATTACCTGAGACTTTTTGTCCAGGATATGCTAAACCCCGACATCCCTATCCGGAAGACCAACGACCTGGAAGTTTGCCAATATTGCATCTACCGGGGAATCTGCGCCCGGTAA
- a CDS encoding LysM peptidoglycan-binding domain-containing protein: MGLFDFLKKGEEKPAQPKADPNKNAFNVPPTGNQAQANNRDVPQPTAAPAAAQKEYYTVKSGDSLSKIAKELYGDAQQWHKIHQANLDQIKDPNLIHPGQKFVIPR; this comes from the coding sequence ATGGGACTTTTTGATTTCTTAAAAAAAGGGGAAGAAAAACCGGCTCAGCCGAAAGCCGACCCGAATAAAAACGCCTTTAACGTACCACCTACCGGCAACCAGGCGCAAGCCAACAACCGCGATGTACCGCAACCAACCGCTGCTCCGGCTGCGGCGCAAAAAGAATATTACACCGTAAAAAGTGGTGATTCCTTGTCTAAAATTGCGAAAGAATTATACGGCGATGCCCAACAATGGCATAAAATACACCAAGCTAACCTGGACCAAATAAAAGATCCGAACCTGATTCATCCGGGTCAAAAATTTGTGATTCCGCGGTAG
- a CDS encoding lipocalin family protein, which produces MKLFNLKNYLLLLSFTLLLFGAGCQKKDTVGNAGMLTGADSKVWKTEKETTASGEKDKVTKEEKQQEIQFFANGSFSMRSPTQNASGKWTYDAMAKNLSLQFVGSDLTENFQVLNLTDDELKLQAADGSQMILETE; this is translated from the coding sequence ATGAAACTCTTTAACCTAAAAAATTACCTGCTGCTGCTGAGCTTTACCCTCCTGCTTTTTGGCGCTGGCTGCCAGAAAAAGGATACTGTGGGGAACGCCGGCATGCTTACCGGCGCCGATAGTAAAGTCTGGAAAACCGAAAAAGAAACTACGGCTTCCGGTGAAAAAGACAAAGTAACCAAAGAAGAAAAACAACAGGAAATTCAATTTTTCGCGAATGGTTCGTTCAGTATGCGTTCGCCCACGCAAAACGCTTCCGGTAAATGGACCTACGATGCTATGGCTAAGAATTTATCGTTGCAGTTCGTTGGTTCGGATTTAACCGAAAATTTTCAGGTATTGAATTTAACGGATGATGAATTAAAGCTGCAAGCCGCCGATGGTTCGCAAATGATTTTGGAAACAGAATAA
- the rmuC gene encoding DNA recombination protein RmuC, producing MEIILAITGFLVGLIGAYLALKAKQNAAQQQVNQALVAQQVWQTQVQEKNTEITQLKEQLRMETNTILGLQSELTKTETDLYHLKQKLEDQKLEMEALRNSFLQQFSSVSNQVLVTNAEHFKKASAENLETILAPLKERIKEFETKVDTTYEKSLKENTALKEQIAMLAQLNQQMSQDAINLTRALKGERKTQGNWGEYLLEVLLEKSGLKKDEHYRREVVLRNDDHKLYRPDVIVNLPGDKHLIIDSKVSLSAYDAYCNCDDEVLQQAHLNSHVQSIRTHFLDLSKKEYHQLIGVNSPDFVLMFIPIEPAFNLAMQHDRELFIEALNYNIVFVTTSTLLATLRTVEGVWKQESQKNNVLKIARESGLLYDKFANFVEDLKAIGKSIESSQTSYTAAMNKLTEGKGNLIRKVQQLKVLGARTTKTIDTNFLRESDLEPENTPSQPELLEE from the coding sequence ATGGAAATAATATTGGCGATCACGGGTTTTTTGGTTGGTTTAATAGGCGCGTATCTGGCTTTAAAAGCGAAGCAAAACGCGGCGCAACAACAAGTAAACCAGGCATTGGTAGCGCAGCAAGTTTGGCAGACCCAGGTGCAGGAAAAAAACACCGAAATAACCCAACTTAAAGAACAATTACGGATGGAGACTAACACCATTCTGGGTTTACAATCAGAGTTAACCAAAACCGAAACCGATCTTTATCATTTAAAGCAAAAGTTAGAAGATCAGAAGCTGGAAATGGAAGCACTTCGCAATAGCTTTTTGCAGCAATTTTCCAGTGTATCGAACCAGGTTTTAGTTACAAATGCGGAGCACTTTAAAAAAGCCTCGGCCGAAAACCTCGAAACCATTTTGGCCCCATTAAAAGAACGCATCAAGGAATTTGAAACGAAAGTAGATACCACCTACGAGAAAAGTCTAAAGGAAAACACCGCCTTAAAAGAACAAATTGCCATGCTAGCCCAACTCAACCAACAAATGAGTCAGGATGCGATCAATTTAACCCGGGCTCTAAAAGGAGAACGCAAAACTCAGGGCAACTGGGGCGAATATTTACTGGAAGTTTTACTGGAAAAATCGGGTTTGAAAAAAGATGAGCATTATCGCCGCGAAGTTGTGCTCCGCAACGACGATCATAAACTGTACCGTCCGGATGTCATCGTGAATCTACCCGGTGATAAACATCTCATCATCGACTCGAAAGTTTCTTTATCCGCTTACGATGCTTATTGTAATTGCGACGATGAAGTATTGCAGCAAGCACACTTAAACAGCCACGTACAATCTATAAGAACCCATTTTCTGGATTTAAGCAAAAAAGAATACCACCAACTCATTGGCGTAAACTCCCCCGATTTTGTACTTATGTTTATTCCCATTGAGCCGGCCTTTAACCTGGCCATGCAGCACGACCGGGAGCTATTTATCGAAGCTTTAAATTACAACATTGTATTTGTAACCACCTCTACCCTACTGGCTACCTTGCGTACTGTAGAAGGTGTTTGGAAACAGGAAAGTCAAAAAAATAACGTGCTAAAGATTGCCCGCGAAAGTGGTTTGCTCTACGATAAGTTCGCCAATTTTGTGGAAGATTTAAAAGCCATTGGGAAAAGCATTGAAAGCAGCCAAACCAGTTATACCGCTGCCATGAACAAACTCACCGAAGGTAAAGGCAACTTAATCCGGAAAGTGCAACAATTAAAAGTACTCGGTGCCCGTACCACCAAAACCATCGATACCAATTTTCTACGGGAATCTGACCTGGAACCGGAAAACACGCCATCTCAACCAGAACTGCTAGAAGAATAA
- a CDS encoding substrate-binding domain-containing protein, with the protein MEEITQLRIGGVPEHFNIPWHQAIEQGLFQAENINLTWTEYAGGTGAMAKDLRNNTLDIAVLLTEGIVADIANGNPSKIVQVYVDSPLIWGIHVPADSTFQSPDDLQGKRYAVSRMGSGSHLMAFVDATQRGWDPQVQELVLVGNLDGARAAFKNQEADAFMWEKFMTKPLVDSGEFRRVGETLTPWPCFVIAVREEVLQTNLLAIQKVLTIINHTTQKFMTNPQSVDLVVEKFHLQPEDAVAWFKSTRWSTGEPVSEEILQTVISTLQDLKVITTAVKPTDIYQPV; encoded by the coding sequence ATGGAAGAAATAACCCAGTTGCGCATTGGCGGTGTACCCGAACACTTTAACATTCCCTGGCATCAAGCCATAGAGCAAGGATTGTTTCAGGCTGAAAACATTAATCTTACCTGGACGGAATATGCCGGAGGTACCGGTGCCATGGCGAAAGATTTACGGAATAATACCTTAGATATAGCCGTTTTACTCACCGAAGGCATAGTGGCCGATATTGCTAATGGCAACCCCAGTAAAATTGTGCAGGTGTATGTAGATTCGCCTTTAATTTGGGGCATTCACGTACCAGCTGATTCTACCTTTCAATCCCCGGATGATTTACAAGGGAAACGCTACGCCGTAAGCCGCATGGGTTCTGGCTCGCACCTAATGGCTTTTGTGGATGCGACCCAACGTGGTTGGGATCCGCAAGTCCAGGAATTAGTTTTAGTGGGTAATTTAGATGGCGCCCGCGCCGCATTTAAAAACCAGGAAGCCGATGCATTTATGTGGGAAAAATTTATGACCAAACCCCTCGTGGATTCCGGTGAGTTCCGGCGGGTAGGCGAAACGCTTACGCCCTGGCCTTGCTTCGTGATTGCGGTGCGGGAGGAGGTGCTGCAAACCAATTTACTTGCCATCCAAAAAGTACTTACTATTATCAATCATACCACTCAAAAATTCATGACGAATCCGCAGTCCGTTGATTTGGTAGTAGAGAAATTTCACCTGCAACCCGAAGATGCGGTGGCCTGGTTTAAAAGCACTCGCTGGTCTACGGGCGAACCTGTATCGGAAGAAATCCTGCAAACCGTTATCTCTACTTTGCAGGATTTAAAAGTTATTACTACAGCGGTGAAACCTACAGATATATACCAGCCGGTTTAG